A portion of the Punica granatum isolate Tunisia-2019 chromosome 7, ASM765513v2, whole genome shotgun sequence genome contains these proteins:
- the LOC116215296 gene encoding probable serine/threonine-protein kinase SIS8 isoform X2, whose amino-acid sequence MRNLLKKFHIVSNQSEDAEGSGSLRGSHPSEHNRPFSSLSSWLQSVASKHGSSTPSSSNETRSERMEGSDSVSTSSRTADVIGQDGTLREPGSGNSRDPDVEEEYQIQLALELSAREDPEAVQIEAVKQISLGSCSSDNTPAEITAYRYWNYNSLGYDDKILDGFYDLYGVLNESTFGRMPSLVDLQGTSILDSVAWEAVLVNRSADSKLLQLEDKALEIAVKLRLGPRVPQQADLVRALALLVSEYMGGPVGNPDNMLRSWRSLVSRLKSTHGSMVLPLGSLTIGLARHRALLFKVLADSVSIHCRLVKGYQYTGSADVAMNFVKIDDGREYIVDLMADPGTLIPSDTTGSFLECDESLFPARPLSEDTNASRGACSGNTLSSFIEGASCIGAIINEAKEWSETSSAKSKSRNSSTQKKRVPASGLPQRPNYPYSHARSPSWTEGVSSPAAHQMKVRDVSQYMIDAANENPQLAQKLHDVLLESGVVAPPNLFSEVYPKQVKVEAKVQIQTEACKRPDDRDRSISLPPRPPPRPQEIHMERHTPMEASALNSPVESQVKGQPLASLPDVGPVKYTKEVPVAAAAAAAAAVMASSMVVAAAKSSTSESSCLDLPVAAAATATAAAVVATTTAVNKKYEHGPQGDGETNSSNQEPDDFVGVNSEGERERVSDRSAGDDSVKSDVAMDDVADYEIQWEEITLGSYGEVYHGDWHGTEVAVKKFLDQDISGESLEEFKSEIRIMKKVRHPNVVLFMGAVTRVPNLSIITEFLPRGSLYRLLHRPNNQLDERRRLRMALDAARGMNYLHNCNPVIVHRDLKSPNLLVDKNWVLKVCDFGLSRMKHSTFLSSRSAAGTAEWMAPEVLRNEPSNEKCDVYSFGVILWELITLKQPWGGMNPMQVVGAVGFQHRRLEIPDDMNPAIADIIKKCWQTDPKLRPSFTEIMAALKPLQKPIIGPQVLRLSASRPANTREC is encoded by the exons ATGAGGAATCTTCTCAAGAAGTTCCACATTGTGTCTAACCAATCAGAGGATGCAGAGGGTTCCGGTTCGTTGAGGGGCAGTCACCCCAGCGAGCACAATAGGCCCTTCTCGAGTCTTTCGAGCTGGTTGCAGTCAGTTGCTAGCAAGCACGGGTCGAGCACCCCTTCTTCCTCGAACGAGACGAGGAGCGAGCGGATGGAAGGATCTGATTCTGTCAGCACGAGCAGCAGGACAGCAGATGTTATTGGCCAAGATGGGACTTTGCGGGAACCGGGCTCAGGGAACTCCAGGGATCCCGATGTGGAGGAGGAGTATCAGATACAATTAGCTCTCGAGTTGAGCGCGAGGGAGGATCCTGAAGCAGTGCAGATTGAGGCTGTTAAGCAGATTAGTTTGGGCTCTTGTTCTTCAGATAATACTCCTGCTGAAATCACTGCTTACAGATATTGG AACTATAATTCCCTTGGCTACGATGACAAAATCTTGGATGGCTTCTACGATCTATACGGGGTCCTGAATGAATCCACTTTTGGGAGAATGCCCTCGCTGGTTGATCTGCAAGGGACTTCAATCTTGGACAGTGTCGCATGGGAAGCAGTCCTGGTCAACAGGTCTGCTGACTCGAAGTTGTTACAATTAGAAGACAAGGCCTTAGAGATTGCTGTCAAATTGAGATTGGGCCCACGGGTTCCTCAACAGGCTGATTTGGTGCGGGCCCTCGCTCTTTTGGTTTCTGAATACATGGGTGGACCTGTCGGGAACCCCGACAATATGCTGAGATCATGGAGAAGTCTTGTCTCTAGATTGAAATCAACCCACGGGAGCATGGTGTTGCCACTTGGCTCTCTGACGATCGGGCTGGCTCGGCATCGTGCATTGTTGTTCAAG GTTTTGGCTGATAGTGTGAGCATCCATTGCCGCTTAGTTAAAGGATACCAGTACACAGGCTCGGCCGATGTGGCTATGAACTTTGTAAAGATTGACGATGGAAG GGAGTACATAGTAGATCTGATGGCAGATCCAGGCACTCTCATACCATCTGATACAACCGGGTCATTTTTGGAGTGCGATGAATCACTCTTCCCCGCAAGACCTCTTTCTGAAGATACCAATGCATCCCGTGGAGCATGTTCTGGTAATACGTTGAGCAGTTTTATTGAAGGGGCATCATGTATTGGAGCAATTATCAATGAGGCAAAGGAATGGTCTGAGACCTCTTCAGCAAAGTCCAAAAGTAGAAACTCTTCCACTCAGAAGAAGAGAGTGCCAGCGAGTGGACTCCCTCAGAGGCCTAATTACCCATACTCGCATGCAAGATCTCCTTCATGGACAGAAGGTGTCAGTTCACCTGCTGCTCATCAGATGAAGGTGAGAGATGTCTCGCAGTACATGATTGATGCTGCAAATGAGAATCCACAATTAGCACAGAAACTCCATGATGTATTACTTGAGAGTGGAGTGGTGGCTCCCCCAAATCTATTCTCCGAAGTATATCCCAAGCAAGTGAAAGTTGAGGCCAAGGTCCAAATCCAAACTGAAGCATGCAAGAGACCAGATGATCGTGATAGGTCCATCTCTTTACCTCCTCGGCCTCCTCCTCGGCCTCAGGAGATTCACATGGAGCGGCATACACCTATGGAAGCATCAGCCCTCAACAGTCCCGTGGAATCACAAGTGAAAGGACAACCTCTTGCATCACTGCCCGATGTGGGTCCTGTGAAGTATACAAAAGAAGTTCCAGTTGCCGCTGCAGCTGCTGCAGCAGCTGCTGTCATGGCTTCCTCGATGGTGGTTGCTGCAGCAAAGTCGAGCACTTCCGAATCAAGCTGTCTCGATCTTCCAGTGGCAGCAGCTGCCACAGCCACAGCTGCAGCAGTGGTGGCTACTACTACAGCTGTGAATAAGAAGTATGAGCATGGACCACAAGGTGACGGGGAAACAAATAGTAGTAATCAGGAGCCTGATGACTTTGTAGGGGTGAACTCGGaaggggagagggagagggtaTCCGATCGATCAGCAGGTGATGATAGCGTAAAGTCTGATGTTGCAATGGATGATGTAGCGGACTACGAGATTCAGTGGGAAGAGATCACCTTGG GATCATATGGGGAGGTCTACCACGGAGACTGGCATGGAACT GAAGTTGCTGTGAagaagttcctcgaccagGATATCTCTGGTGAATCACTTGAAGAATTCAAAAGCGAG ATTCGGATCATGAAGAAAGTTCGGCATCCCAACGTTGTTCTCTTCATGGGAGCGGTTACTCGTGTCCCAAATCTTTCAATCATAACGGAGTTTCTGCCCCG AGGCAGTTTATATAGGTTACTCCACCGGCCTAACAATCAACTTGACGAGAGAAGGCGATTAAGAATGGCCCTTGATGCA GCTCGGGGAATGAATTATCTCCACAACTGCAACCCCGTCATTGTGCACCGCGATCTTAAGTCCCCAAATCTCCTGGTAGACAAAAATTGGGTCCTGAAG GTTTGTGATTTCGGTTTGTCTCGGATGAAGCATAGCACATTCCTCTCTTCAAGGTCTGCGGCTGGAACA GCGGAGTGGATGGCCCCAGAAGTGCTGAGAAACGAACCTTCCAATGAAAA GTGCGATGTTTATAGCTTTGGGGTCATATTATGGGAGCTGATTACTCTAAAACAGCCATGGGGAGGAATGAACCCGATGCAAGTTGTTGGAGCCGTTGGATTCCAACATCGACGTCTAGAAATACCCGATGATATGAATCCTGCCATTGCAGATATCATCAAGAAGTGCTGGCAAAC AGACCCGAAATTGAGGCCCTCATTTACTGAGATCATGGCAGCATTAAAGCCATTGCAGAAGCCGATCATCGGTCCCCAAGTCCTTAGACTGAGTGCTTCACGACCAGCTAATACTAGAGAATGTTAA
- the LOC116215296 gene encoding probable serine/threonine-protein kinase SIS8 isoform X1: protein MRNLLKKFHIVSNQSEDAEGSGSLRGSHPSEHNRPFSSLSSWLQSVASKHGSSTPSSSNETRSERMEGSDSVSTSSRTADVIGQDGTLREPGSGNSRDPDVEEEYQIQLALELSAREDPEAVQIEAVKQISLGSCSSDNTPAEITAYRYWNYNSLGYDDKILDGFYDLYGVLNESTFGRMPSLVDLQGTSILDSVAWEAVLVNRSADSKLLQLEDKALEIAVKLRLGPRVPQQADLVRALALLVSEYMGGPVGNPDNMLRSWRSLVSRLKSTHGSMVLPLGSLTIGLARHRALLFKVLADSVSIHCRLVKGYQYTGSADVAMNFVKIDDGREYIVDLMADPGTLIPSDTTGSFLECDESLFPARPLSEDTNASRGACSGNTLSSFIEGASCIGAIINEAKEWSETSSAKSKSRNSSTQKKRVPASGLPQRPNYPYSHARSPSWTEGVSSPAAHQMKVRDVSQYMIDAANENPQLAQKLHDVLLESGVVAPPNLFSEVYPKQVKVEAKVQIQTEACKRPDDRDRSISLPPRPPPRPQEIHMERHTPMEASALNSPVESQVKGQPLASLPDVGPVKYTKEVPVAAAAAAAAAVMASSMVVAAAKSSTSESSCLDLPVAAAATATAAAVVATTTAVNKKYEHGPQGDGETNSSNQEPDDFVGVNSEGERERVSDRSAGDDSVKSDVAMDDVADYEIQWEEITLGERIGLGSYGEVYHGDWHGTEVAVKKFLDQDISGESLEEFKSEIRIMKKVRHPNVVLFMGAVTRVPNLSIITEFLPRGSLYRLLHRPNNQLDERRRLRMALDAARGMNYLHNCNPVIVHRDLKSPNLLVDKNWVLKVCDFGLSRMKHSTFLSSRSAAGTAEWMAPEVLRNEPSNEKCDVYSFGVILWELITLKQPWGGMNPMQVVGAVGFQHRRLEIPDDMNPAIADIIKKCWQTDPKLRPSFTEIMAALKPLQKPIIGPQVLRLSASRPANTREC from the exons ATGAGGAATCTTCTCAAGAAGTTCCACATTGTGTCTAACCAATCAGAGGATGCAGAGGGTTCCGGTTCGTTGAGGGGCAGTCACCCCAGCGAGCACAATAGGCCCTTCTCGAGTCTTTCGAGCTGGTTGCAGTCAGTTGCTAGCAAGCACGGGTCGAGCACCCCTTCTTCCTCGAACGAGACGAGGAGCGAGCGGATGGAAGGATCTGATTCTGTCAGCACGAGCAGCAGGACAGCAGATGTTATTGGCCAAGATGGGACTTTGCGGGAACCGGGCTCAGGGAACTCCAGGGATCCCGATGTGGAGGAGGAGTATCAGATACAATTAGCTCTCGAGTTGAGCGCGAGGGAGGATCCTGAAGCAGTGCAGATTGAGGCTGTTAAGCAGATTAGTTTGGGCTCTTGTTCTTCAGATAATACTCCTGCTGAAATCACTGCTTACAGATATTGG AACTATAATTCCCTTGGCTACGATGACAAAATCTTGGATGGCTTCTACGATCTATACGGGGTCCTGAATGAATCCACTTTTGGGAGAATGCCCTCGCTGGTTGATCTGCAAGGGACTTCAATCTTGGACAGTGTCGCATGGGAAGCAGTCCTGGTCAACAGGTCTGCTGACTCGAAGTTGTTACAATTAGAAGACAAGGCCTTAGAGATTGCTGTCAAATTGAGATTGGGCCCACGGGTTCCTCAACAGGCTGATTTGGTGCGGGCCCTCGCTCTTTTGGTTTCTGAATACATGGGTGGACCTGTCGGGAACCCCGACAATATGCTGAGATCATGGAGAAGTCTTGTCTCTAGATTGAAATCAACCCACGGGAGCATGGTGTTGCCACTTGGCTCTCTGACGATCGGGCTGGCTCGGCATCGTGCATTGTTGTTCAAG GTTTTGGCTGATAGTGTGAGCATCCATTGCCGCTTAGTTAAAGGATACCAGTACACAGGCTCGGCCGATGTGGCTATGAACTTTGTAAAGATTGACGATGGAAG GGAGTACATAGTAGATCTGATGGCAGATCCAGGCACTCTCATACCATCTGATACAACCGGGTCATTTTTGGAGTGCGATGAATCACTCTTCCCCGCAAGACCTCTTTCTGAAGATACCAATGCATCCCGTGGAGCATGTTCTGGTAATACGTTGAGCAGTTTTATTGAAGGGGCATCATGTATTGGAGCAATTATCAATGAGGCAAAGGAATGGTCTGAGACCTCTTCAGCAAAGTCCAAAAGTAGAAACTCTTCCACTCAGAAGAAGAGAGTGCCAGCGAGTGGACTCCCTCAGAGGCCTAATTACCCATACTCGCATGCAAGATCTCCTTCATGGACAGAAGGTGTCAGTTCACCTGCTGCTCATCAGATGAAGGTGAGAGATGTCTCGCAGTACATGATTGATGCTGCAAATGAGAATCCACAATTAGCACAGAAACTCCATGATGTATTACTTGAGAGTGGAGTGGTGGCTCCCCCAAATCTATTCTCCGAAGTATATCCCAAGCAAGTGAAAGTTGAGGCCAAGGTCCAAATCCAAACTGAAGCATGCAAGAGACCAGATGATCGTGATAGGTCCATCTCTTTACCTCCTCGGCCTCCTCCTCGGCCTCAGGAGATTCACATGGAGCGGCATACACCTATGGAAGCATCAGCCCTCAACAGTCCCGTGGAATCACAAGTGAAAGGACAACCTCTTGCATCACTGCCCGATGTGGGTCCTGTGAAGTATACAAAAGAAGTTCCAGTTGCCGCTGCAGCTGCTGCAGCAGCTGCTGTCATGGCTTCCTCGATGGTGGTTGCTGCAGCAAAGTCGAGCACTTCCGAATCAAGCTGTCTCGATCTTCCAGTGGCAGCAGCTGCCACAGCCACAGCTGCAGCAGTGGTGGCTACTACTACAGCTGTGAATAAGAAGTATGAGCATGGACCACAAGGTGACGGGGAAACAAATAGTAGTAATCAGGAGCCTGATGACTTTGTAGGGGTGAACTCGGaaggggagagggagagggtaTCCGATCGATCAGCAGGTGATGATAGCGTAAAGTCTGATGTTGCAATGGATGATGTAGCGGACTACGAGATTCAGTGGGAAGAGATCACCTTGGGTGAGCGTATTGGGCTTG GATCATATGGGGAGGTCTACCACGGAGACTGGCATGGAACT GAAGTTGCTGTGAagaagttcctcgaccagGATATCTCTGGTGAATCACTTGAAGAATTCAAAAGCGAG ATTCGGATCATGAAGAAAGTTCGGCATCCCAACGTTGTTCTCTTCATGGGAGCGGTTACTCGTGTCCCAAATCTTTCAATCATAACGGAGTTTCTGCCCCG AGGCAGTTTATATAGGTTACTCCACCGGCCTAACAATCAACTTGACGAGAGAAGGCGATTAAGAATGGCCCTTGATGCA GCTCGGGGAATGAATTATCTCCACAACTGCAACCCCGTCATTGTGCACCGCGATCTTAAGTCCCCAAATCTCCTGGTAGACAAAAATTGGGTCCTGAAG GTTTGTGATTTCGGTTTGTCTCGGATGAAGCATAGCACATTCCTCTCTTCAAGGTCTGCGGCTGGAACA GCGGAGTGGATGGCCCCAGAAGTGCTGAGAAACGAACCTTCCAATGAAAA GTGCGATGTTTATAGCTTTGGGGTCATATTATGGGAGCTGATTACTCTAAAACAGCCATGGGGAGGAATGAACCCGATGCAAGTTGTTGGAGCCGTTGGATTCCAACATCGACGTCTAGAAATACCCGATGATATGAATCCTGCCATTGCAGATATCATCAAGAAGTGCTGGCAAAC AGACCCGAAATTGAGGCCCTCATTTACTGAGATCATGGCAGCATTAAAGCCATTGCAGAAGCCGATCATCGGTCCCCAAGTCCTTAGACTGAGTGCTTCACGACCAGCTAATACTAGAGAATGTTAA
- the LOC116215298 gene encoding uncharacterized protein LOC116215298 isoform X2, whose product MGTIIDSHFLALTAIVTVGYQLLFFVITAALKIDKVTDFAGSTNFVIIAGLTLILKGTWHFRQVVLTLLVVIWGLRLALFLLMRILQWGEDRRFDEMRSNIGKLAFFWSFQAVWVWTVSLPVTIVNASNRDPPLQAQDIIGWIMWTLGLLIEATADQQKLSFKNSPENRGKWCDVGVWRYSRHPNYFGEILLWWGIFIASTPVLEGAEWLVVFGPVFITLLLLFVSGIPLLEISANKKFGNVPAYRQYKTTTSPLILLPPEIYGRLPLWFKSIFLFDLPMYSRNLPQEF is encoded by the exons ATGGGAACCATAATCGACTCTCACTTCCTCGCTCTCACCGCCATTGTCACA GTGGGGTACCAGCTCTTGTTCTTCGTCATCACAGCTGCTCTCAAGATCGATAAAGTCACCGACTTTGCTG GGAGCACGAATTTTGTGATTATAGCTGGGCTGACTTTGATTCTCAAAGGGACTTGGCATTTCAGACAG GTGGTTTTGACTTTGCTTGTTGTGATATGGGGACTTCGATTAGCACTGTTTCTGTTGATGAG AATTCTACAGTGGGGGGAAGATCGTCGTTTCGATGAAATGCGCAGCAACATCGGGAAATTGGCATTTTTCTGGTCATTCCAG GCCGTTTGGGTTTGGACTGTGAGTTTACCTGTAACGATCGTGAATGCGAGTAACAGAGACCCTCCTCTTCAGGCTCAAGATATAATCGGGTGGATCATGTGGACACTTGGTCTTCTTATTGAAGCTACAGCTGATCAGCAGAAGCTGTCTTTCAAGAATTCCCCCGAGAATAGAGGGAAATGGTGCGATGTTGGAGTCTGGAGATATTCCCGACACCCAAATTATTTTGGAGAG ATTCTCCTGTGGTGGGGCATCTTTATTGCTTCCACACCCGTGCTGGAAGGTGCAGAGTGGCTTGTAGTTTTCGGGCCAGTCTTCATCACTCTGTTGCTTCTATTCGTCAGTGGGATCCCCTTGCTCGAG ATATCTGCTAATAAGAAGTTCGGGAATGTACCTGCATACAGGCAGTACAAAACAACAACGAG CCCCCTGATTTTGCTTCCCCCGGAGATCTATGGGAGGTTGCCACTGTGGTTCAAGTCGATCTTCCTCTTTGACCTTCCCATGTACAGCCGGAATCTTCCCCAGGAATTCTG A
- the LOC116215298 gene encoding uncharacterized protein LOC116215298 isoform X1 has product MGTIIDSHFLALTAIVTVGYQLLFFVITAALKIDKVTDFAGSTNFVIIAGLTLILKGTWHFRQVVLTLLVVIWGLRLALFLLMRILQWGEDRRFDEMRSNIGKLAFFWSFQAVWVWTVSLPVTIVNASNRDPPLQAQDIIGWIMWTLGLLIEATADQQKLSFKNSPENRGKWCDVGVWRYSRHPNYFGEILLWWGIFIASTPVLEGAEWLVVFGPVFITLLLLFVSGIPLLEISANKKFGNVPAYRQYKTTTSPLILLPPEIYGRLPLWFKSIFLFDLPMYSRNLPQEFWYRASRMQKGK; this is encoded by the exons ATGGGAACCATAATCGACTCTCACTTCCTCGCTCTCACCGCCATTGTCACA GTGGGGTACCAGCTCTTGTTCTTCGTCATCACAGCTGCTCTCAAGATCGATAAAGTCACCGACTTTGCTG GGAGCACGAATTTTGTGATTATAGCTGGGCTGACTTTGATTCTCAAAGGGACTTGGCATTTCAGACAG GTGGTTTTGACTTTGCTTGTTGTGATATGGGGACTTCGATTAGCACTGTTTCTGTTGATGAG AATTCTACAGTGGGGGGAAGATCGTCGTTTCGATGAAATGCGCAGCAACATCGGGAAATTGGCATTTTTCTGGTCATTCCAG GCCGTTTGGGTTTGGACTGTGAGTTTACCTGTAACGATCGTGAATGCGAGTAACAGAGACCCTCCTCTTCAGGCTCAAGATATAATCGGGTGGATCATGTGGACACTTGGTCTTCTTATTGAAGCTACAGCTGATCAGCAGAAGCTGTCTTTCAAGAATTCCCCCGAGAATAGAGGGAAATGGTGCGATGTTGGAGTCTGGAGATATTCCCGACACCCAAATTATTTTGGAGAG ATTCTCCTGTGGTGGGGCATCTTTATTGCTTCCACACCCGTGCTGGAAGGTGCAGAGTGGCTTGTAGTTTTCGGGCCAGTCTTCATCACTCTGTTGCTTCTATTCGTCAGTGGGATCCCCTTGCTCGAG ATATCTGCTAATAAGAAGTTCGGGAATGTACCTGCATACAGGCAGTACAAAACAACAACGAG CCCCCTGATTTTGCTTCCCCCGGAGATCTATGGGAGGTTGCCACTGTGGTTCAAGTCGATCTTCCTCTTTGACCTTCCCATGTACAGCCGGAATCTTCCCCAGGAATTCTG GTATAGAGCAAGCAGGATGCAGAAGGGCAAGTGA